The following are encoded together in the Blautia obeum ATCC 29174 genome:
- the cmk gene encoding (d)CMP kinase — translation MIYNIAIDGPAGAGKSTIARRVAKELSFIYVDTGAMYRAMALYLLHKNVDRTNTEQIGEVCQNAEISIEYQNGEQIVLLNGENVNAYLRTEEVGNMASVSSAVPRVREKLLSLQRKLAKDMSVVMDGRDIGTTILPDADVKIYLTASSLTRAKRRYLELQEKGTVCDLDNIQKDIEERDQRDMNREISPLRQAEDAVLVDSSDLTIEQVVDRILEIFRARTEEGASHES, via the coding sequence ATGATCTACAATATTGCAATTGATGGACCGGCGGGTGCCGGTAAAAGCACGATCGCAAGACGTGTAGCCAAAGAATTATCATTTATTTATGTCGATACAGGAGCAATGTATCGTGCCATGGCACTTTACCTTCTCCATAAAAATGTAGACCGAACCAACACAGAACAGATCGGCGAAGTTTGCCAGAATGCTGAAATCTCTATTGAATATCAGAACGGTGAACAGATTGTCCTTTTGAATGGAGAAAATGTAAATGCCTATCTTCGCACAGAAGAGGTTGGAAATATGGCGTCTGTAAGTTCTGCCGTGCCGCGTGTCCGCGAAAAACTGCTCAGTCTTCAGCGCAAACTTGCAAAAGATATGAGTGTAGTTATGGATGGGCGTGATATTGGCACAACAATCCTTCCTGATGCCGATGTAAAAATCTACCTTACTGCAAGTTCTCTTACCCGCGCCAAAAGACGTTATCTGGAACTTCAGGAAAAAGGTACTGTCTGTGATCTGGATAATATCCAGAAGGATATTGAAGAGCGTGACCAGCGTGATATGAATCGTGAAATTTCCCCTCTTCGACAGGCCGAAGATGCAGTACTTGTGGATTCTTCTGATCTTACGATAGAACAGGTCGTTGACCGTATTCTTGAAATCTTCAGAGCCAGAACAGAAGAAGGAGCTTCTCATGAAAGTTAA
- a CDS encoding OadG family transporter subunit — protein MNQMLKKASSVFTAIVCAASITFSGASLVLADGEIDEQTKTTIETTAEGLTNTIIPLTEDEIAAYMESGDAFTENAMTAWDSAREELGDLKKAGSAEIEYSNDEYTATVPVEFEKEDAEFIYVFDKNLTPTSLSVDVKYSFATTMKNAALNTIMGLGTVFVILIMLIFLISLFQFIPGSGAQEAKAKKKAAEEAAFAPTPAPVAAAPVQEADNSELIAVIAAAIAASEGTSTDGFVVRSIRKINRKKR, from the coding sequence ATGAATCAGATGTTAAAAAAAGCTTCCTCCGTCTTTACAGCAATTGTATGCGCCGCATCTATTACATTCTCCGGTGCATCACTGGTTTTGGCAGACGGTGAAATTGATGAGCAGACAAAGACAACGATCGAAACAACTGCCGAAGGGCTGACCAATACGATCATTCCGCTGACAGAAGATGAGATTGCAGCATATATGGAATCCGGAGATGCTTTCACTGAAAATGCCATGACAGCATGGGATAGTGCAAGAGAAGAACTCGGTGATCTGAAAAAAGCCGGATCTGCTGAAATTGAATATTCCAATGATGAATATACAGCAACTGTACCTGTTGAATTCGAAAAAGAAGATGCTGAATTCATTTATGTATTCGACAAAAATCTTACTCCGACTTCGCTGTCAGTAGATGTGAAATATTCCTTTGCTACAACCATGAAAAATGCAGCACTGAATACTATAATGGGACTCGGAACTGTATTCGTAATTCTTATCATGCTGATCTTCCTGATCTCTCTGTTCCAGTTCATTCCTGGTTCCGGAGCACAGGAAGCAAAAGCAAAGAAAAAAGCAGCAGAAGAAGCAGCTTTTGCACCGACACCGGCTCCGGTTGCCGCAGCTCCTGTACAGGAAGCTGACAATTCCGAGCTGATTGCTGTAATCGCAGCAGCTATCGCAGCATCCGAAGGAACTTCAACAGACGGATTTGTTGTTCGTTCCATCCGCAAAATCAATCGTAAAAAAAGGTAA
- a CDS encoding biotin/lipoyl-containing protein yields MKSYTITVNGTAYEVTVEETGSVSAPTAAPVAAPKAAPAAAPKAAAPAAGAGAVKVSASVPGKVLKVVASVGQAVKAGDNIIILESMKMEIPVVAPQDGTVASIDTSEGASVENGDTLATMN; encoded by the coding sequence ATGAAAAGTTATACAATCACTGTAAACGGAACAGCATATGAAGTTACTGTAGAAGAAACAGGAAGCGTTTCCGCTCCAACAGCAGCACCGGTTGCAGCTCCGAAAGCGGCTCCGGCAGCAGCTCCAAAAGCAGCAGCTCCGGCAGCAGGCGCAGGCGCTGTTAAAGTTAGCGCTTCTGTACCAGGTAAGGTTCTCAAAGTTGTTGCTTCTGTAGGACAGGCAGTAAAAGCCGGTGACAACATCATTATCCTGGAATCCATGAAAATGGAGATCCCGGTAGTTGCTCCGCAGGATGGTACAGTAGCCAGCATCGATACATCCGAAGGCGCATCCGTAGAAAACGGAGATACTCTGGCTACAATGAACTAG
- a CDS encoding sodium ion-translocating decarboxylase subunit beta: MSYVTETLSNLIHQTAFFNLTWGNYLMIAVACVFLFLAIKKGFEPLLLVPIAFGMLLVNIYPDIMANPEDMSNGVGGLLHYFYLLDEWSILPSLIFMGVGAMTDFGPLIANPKSFLLGAAAQLGIYVAYFLAIFLGFNGKAAAAISIIGGADGPTSIFLAGKLGQTTLMGPIAVAAYSYMSLVPIIQPPIMKLCTTEKERKIKMDQLRPVSKLEKILFPIVITIVVCLLLPTTAPLVGMLMLGNLFRESGVVKQLTETASNALMYIVVILLGTSVGASTSAEAFLNVDTLKIVVLGLVAFAFGTFGGCMLGKLMCKLSGGKINPLIGSAGVSAVPMAARVSQKVGAEADPTNFLLMHAMGPNVAGVIGTAVAAGTFMAIFGV; this comes from the coding sequence ATGTCTTATGTAACAGAAACCTTGTCCAACCTGATCCATCAGACAGCATTCTTTAATCTTACATGGGGAAACTATCTGATGATCGCGGTGGCGTGTGTATTCTTATTCCTTGCTATCAAAAAAGGATTTGAACCGCTTCTTCTGGTTCCGATTGCTTTTGGTATGCTTCTGGTAAATATCTACCCGGACATTATGGCAAATCCGGAAGACATGTCCAACGGTGTTGGTGGTCTTCTGCATTACTTCTATCTGCTTGATGAATGGAGTATTCTTCCATCCCTGATCTTCATGGGCGTTGGTGCGATGACAGACTTTGGTCCGCTGATTGCCAATCCGAAGAGTTTCCTTCTTGGAGCAGCTGCACAGCTTGGTATCTATGTTGCATATTTCCTTGCAATCTTTCTTGGATTCAACGGAAAAGCAGCAGCAGCCATTTCCATCATCGGTGGAGCAGATGGCCCTACCTCTATTTTCCTCGCTGGAAAACTTGGACAGACTACTTTAATGGGACCGATTGCAGTGGCGGCATATTCCTATATGTCTCTGGTTCCGATCATTCAGCCGCCAATCATGAAACTCTGTACGACTGAAAAAGAACGTAAGATCAAAATGGATCAGCTTCGTCCGGTAAGTAAACTGGAAAAGATTCTTTTCCCGATCGTTATCACAATCGTTGTATGCTTACTTCTTCCTACAACAGCTCCGCTGGTAGGTATGCTGATGCTCGGTAACCTGTTCCGTGAATCAGGTGTCGTTAAACAGCTGACAGAAACTGCATCCAATGCCCTGATGTACATCGTAGTTATCCTGCTTGGTACATCTGTAGGTGCTTCTACAAGTGCAGAAGCATTCCTTAATGTTGATACTCTGAAAATCGTTGTTCTCGGACTTGTCGCATTTGCATTCGGTACATTCGGCGGATGTATGCTTGGTAAACTGATGTGCAAACTCTCCGGTGGAAAGATCAATCCTCTGATCGGTTCCGCAGGTGTATCTGCCGTTCCTATGGCAGCGCGAGTTTCCCAGAAGGTCGGTGCAGAAGCAGATCCTACAAACTTCCTGCTGATGCATGCAATGGGACCTAACGTAGCCGGTGTAATCGGAACAGCCGTTGCAGCTGGAACATTCATGGCTATCTTCGGAGTTTAA
- a CDS encoding NAD(P)/FAD-dependent oxidoreductase, with protein sequence MNKVIIVGGGAAGMLASVIAARNGCEVLLFEKNEKLGKKVYITGKGRCNVTNNCDPEELLQAVMSNPKFLYSAFYSFTSQDMMHLLEEAGVPLKTERGNRVFPVSDHSSDIIHGLERLMKKYHVQIRLHCEVLEILTENGIASGVKLKDHTVYTSDSVIVATGGLSYPTTGSTGDGYRFATETGHKVTECIPSLVPLTTREDYIPLMKGLSLRNVELTIKRGKKTVYQDFGEMMFTHFGITGPLVLSASAKIGKFLQKGEELNAFLDLKPALSHEQLDDRILREFSAAQNKQFKNVIGVLFPSSLTPVIIGIGPISGDKIIHDISRESRLAFGSLVKAFPFTITGLGGFSEAVITRGGVSVKDIQPGSMESKLIKNLYFIGEVLDLDAVTGGYNLQIAWSTAYLAATDVCRNKEEDI encoded by the coding sequence ATGAACAAAGTGATTATTGTCGGTGGCGGAGCTGCGGGAATGCTTGCTTCTGTCATTGCAGCACGAAATGGTTGTGAAGTCTTATTATTCGAAAAGAATGAAAAACTCGGAAAGAAAGTATATATTACAGGCAAGGGACGCTGTAATGTTACAAATAACTGTGATCCGGAAGAACTTCTTCAGGCAGTTATGAGCAATCCAAAATTTCTTTACAGTGCATTTTATTCTTTCACGAGTCAGGATATGATGCATCTGCTGGAAGAAGCCGGTGTTCCACTTAAGACAGAGCGTGGCAACCGTGTTTTTCCAGTATCAGACCACTCCTCTGATATCATTCATGGTCTTGAAAGACTGATGAAAAAATATCATGTACAGATTCGGCTTCATTGTGAGGTTTTAGAAATTCTAACAGAAAATGGTATAGCAAGCGGTGTAAAGTTAAAAGATCATACTGTATACACCTCTGATTCTGTAATCGTTGCTACCGGAGGACTGTCTTATCCGACAACCGGTTCTACCGGAGATGGATATCGCTTTGCTACCGAAACAGGCCATAAAGTCACCGAATGTATTCCGTCTCTCGTTCCACTTACAACCAGAGAAGATTACATTCCTCTCATGAAGGGACTCTCTCTGCGAAATGTAGAACTGACGATTAAACGAGGCAAAAAAACTGTTTATCAGGATTTTGGTGAAATGATGTTCACTCATTTTGGTATCACCGGCCCCCTGGTTTTGTCTGCCAGTGCCAAAATAGGAAAGTTTCTCCAGAAGGGAGAAGAACTGAACGCCTTTCTTGACCTCAAACCTGCTTTATCCCACGAACAGTTGGATGATCGCATTCTCCGGGAATTTTCCGCTGCTCAGAATAAACAGTTCAAAAATGTGATTGGTGTGCTTTTTCCATCTTCGCTGACTCCTGTGATTATCGGCATCGGACCGATTTCGGGCGATAAAATCATTCATGATATTTCACGAGAGTCCCGTCTTGCATTCGGTTCTCTGGTAAAGGCCTTTCCATTTACCATTACAGGACTTGGCGGTTTTTCTGAAGCAGTTATTACCCGGGGTGGTGTATCCGTAAAAGATATCCAACCCGGAAGCATGGAATCAAAACTTATAAAAAATCTGTATTTTATTGGAGAAGTACTCGACCTTGATGCTGTGACCGGTGGATACAATCTTCAGATTGCATGGTCAACCGCATATCTCGCAGCAACAGATGTATGTCGGAATAAAGAGGAGGATATATAA
- a CDS encoding acyl-CoA carboxylase subunit beta produces the protein MSNATQSLAGTRITSLLDANSFVEIGKSVTARSTDFNLTETKAPSDGVITGYGVIDGNLVYVYSQDASVLNGTVGEMHARKITALYDLAMKTGAPVIGLVDCAGMRLQEATDALEAFGSIYLKQTLASGMIPQITAVFGTCGGGMAIIPALTDFTFIESQKGKMFVNSPNALDGNYTEKCDTSAAAFQSEETGLVDGTGSEEEILGQIRQLIGLLPSNFEDNDSFVECTDDLNRTCDDITACAGDTSIALSRIADNGIFFETKKDYGKDIVTGFLRLNGATVGAVANRTEVYDAEGNKAEEFDGTISARGARKAAGFVKFCDAFDIPVLTLTNVTGFKATLCSEKMIAKAVGEMIHAFADATVPKVNVVIGKAYGTAYVAMNSKSVGADLVYAWDNAEIGMMDASLAAKIMYPGEEAAVLNEKAAVYRELQSNVESAAARGYVDTVIAPADTRKYVIGAFEMLFTKREDRPSKKHGTV, from the coding sequence ATGAGTAATGCAACACAAAGCTTAGCAGGCACAAGAATCACTTCTTTGCTTGACGCAAACAGTTTTGTTGAAATCGGAAAAAGCGTAACAGCCAGATCCACAGATTTCAATTTAACTGAAACAAAAGCGCCTTCAGACGGTGTTATCACCGGATATGGTGTGATCGACGGAAATCTTGTATATGTATACAGCCAGGATGCTTCCGTATTAAACGGAACTGTTGGTGAAATGCATGCCAGAAAGATTACCGCTCTGTATGACCTTGCAATGAAGACTGGAGCTCCTGTGATCGGTCTTGTTGACTGTGCAGGTATGCGTCTTCAGGAGGCTACTGATGCTCTTGAAGCATTTGGATCCATCTATCTGAAACAGACACTGGCTTCCGGAATGATTCCACAGATTACAGCTGTATTCGGTACATGCGGTGGTGGAATGGCAATTATTCCGGCTCTGACAGATTTCACATTTATTGAATCCCAAAAAGGCAAAATGTTCGTAAACAGCCCGAATGCACTGGATGGCAATTACACAGAAAAATGCGATACATCAGCTGCTGCATTCCAGAGCGAGGAAACAGGTCTTGTAGACGGAACAGGCTCCGAAGAAGAAATTCTTGGACAGATCCGTCAGTTGATCGGACTTCTTCCTTCTAATTTTGAAGATAATGATTCCTTCGTAGAATGTACAGATGATCTGAACCGCACCTGTGACGATATCACAGCATGTGCAGGCGATACATCCATCGCACTTTCCAGAATCGCTGACAACGGCATTTTCTTCGAAACAAAGAAAGATTACGGCAAAGATATTGTGACTGGTTTCCTGCGTCTGAACGGAGCTACTGTCGGTGCTGTAGCCAACAGAACAGAAGTATATGATGCTGAGGGAAATAAAGCTGAAGAATTCGATGGTACTATTTCTGCAAGAGGTGCAAGAAAAGCAGCTGGCTTCGTTAAATTCTGTGACGCATTCGATATCCCGGTTCTGACACTTACCAATGTAACCGGATTCAAAGCAACTCTCTGCAGTGAAAAAATGATTGCCAAAGCAGTTGGAGAAATGATCCATGCATTTGCAGATGCAACTGTTCCGAAGGTAAACGTTGTAATCGGTAAAGCATATGGAACTGCTTACGTTGCAATGAACAGCAAATCCGTAGGTGCGGATCTTGTATACGCATGGGATAATGCAGAAATCGGTATGATGGATGCCTCTCTTGCAGCCAAGATCATGTATCCTGGTGAAGAAGCTGCAGTTCTTAATGAAAAAGCAGCTGTATACAGAGAACTCCAGTCCAATGTAGAATCCGCAGCAGCAAGAGGATATGTTGATACTGTGATTGCTCCAGCTGATACACGTAAATATGTAATCGGAGCTTTTGAAATGCTTTTCACAAAGAGAGAAGACCGTCCATCCAAAAAACATGGCACAGTCTAA
- a CDS encoding oxaloacetate decarboxylase subunit alpha encodes MAELEKKPVKIVETVLRDAHQSLIATRLTTEQMLPIVDKMDKVGYHAVECWGGATFDASLRFLKEDPWERLRKLRDGFKNTKLQMLFRGQNILGYRPYADDVVEYFVQKSAANGIDIIRIFDCLNDMRNLQTAVKAANKEKAHAQVALSYTLGDAYTLEYWVNIAKRIEEMGADSICIKDMAGLLLPYKATELVGALKDAVSIPIDLHTHYTSGVASMTYLKAVEAGVDIIDTAMSPFALGTSQPATEVMVETFKGTPYDTGFDQKLLAEIADYFRPIRDEALDSGLLNPKNLGVNIKTLLYQVPGGMLSNLTSQLKEQHAEDKFYDVLEEVPKVRKDLGEPPLVTPSSQIVGTQAVFNVLMGERYKMVTKETKDILLGKYGATVKPFNQEVQKKCIGDAKPITCRPADLLENEMDKLEKEVAPYKEQDEDVLSYALFPQVATDFFKYRQAQEKKVDEKAADTKNGAYPV; translated from the coding sequence ATGGCTGAATTAGAAAAAAAACCTGTAAAAATCGTGGAAACTGTTCTCCGTGATGCTCATCAGTCTCTGATTGCAACAAGACTTACCACAGAACAGATGCTCCCGATCGTTGATAAAATGGACAAAGTCGGCTACCACGCAGTAGAGTGCTGGGGTGGAGCTACTTTCGATGCTTCCCTTCGTTTCCTGAAAGAAGACCCATGGGAAAGACTCCGTAAATTACGTGACGGTTTCAAAAACACAAAACTTCAGATGCTGTTCCGTGGACAGAATATCCTTGGATATCGTCCATACGCAGATGACGTAGTAGAATACTTCGTACAGAAATCTGCTGCTAACGGAATCGACATTATCCGTATTTTTGACTGCCTTAACGATATGCGTAACCTTCAGACAGCAGTAAAAGCTGCCAACAAAGAAAAAGCACATGCACAGGTTGCTCTTTCTTACACATTAGGTGATGCATACACTCTTGAGTACTGGGTAAATATTGCAAAACGTATCGAAGAGATGGGTGCAGATTCCATCTGTATCAAAGATATGGCCGGTCTGCTTCTTCCATATAAAGCAACTGAGCTTGTTGGAGCACTGAAAGATGCTGTCAGCATTCCGATCGACCTCCATACTCACTATACTTCCGGTGTTGCTTCTATGACATACCTGAAAGCAGTAGAAGCAGGTGTTGATATTATTGATACTGCAATGTCTCCATTTGCTCTGGGAACTTCCCAGCCGGCAACAGAGGTTATGGTAGAAACCTTCAAAGGCACACCATATGATACTGGATTTGATCAGAAACTCCTGGCTGAGATTGCTGATTACTTCCGTCCGATCCGTGACGAAGCTCTTGACAGCGGACTTCTTAATCCTAAGAACCTTGGTGTTAACATCAAGACTCTTCTGTATCAGGTACCAGGCGGAATGCTTTCCAACCTGACATCTCAGCTGAAAGAACAGCACGCAGAAGATAAGTTCTACGATGTTCTTGAAGAAGTTCCGAAGGTTCGTAAAGACCTCGGTGAGCCGCCGCTCGTTACACCATCTTCCCAGATTGTTGGTACACAGGCTGTATTCAATGTTCTTATGGGCGAAAGATACAAGATGGTTACAAAAGAAACAAAAGATATCCTGTTAGGAAAATACGGTGCAACTGTAAAACCTTTCAACCAGGAAGTACAGAAGAAGTGTATCGGCGATGCTAAACCGATCACCTGTCGTCCAGCAGACCTGCTTGAAAACGAAATGGACAAACTTGAAAAAGAAGTTGCTCCATACAAAGAGCAGGATGAGGACGTTCTGTCCTATGCACTGTTCCCTCAGGTAGCTACTGATTTCTTCAAATACCGTCAGGCACAGGAGAAAAAAGTAGACGAAAAAGCAGCAGATACAAAGAACGGAGCATATCCGGTATAA